From the genome of Papaver somniferum cultivar HN1 chromosome 2, ASM357369v1, whole genome shotgun sequence, one region includes:
- the LOC113352641 gene encoding uncharacterized protein LOC113352641, with product MKYVSRLIDSDNKTWNVDMLHSLFDEDTVNNITTIRIPMHGSNQIRWQPSSNGEFSVKSAYKAILNDTNIENDFIPNTLVNWKVFWKTKLPQSILHFLWKCISNCLSTNDRLDRYFHNFSTQCPHCNNFDESMQHLFIDCEFAKAVWSAVNVDFLHEIANVNVQEWIPNMFKLTYSQVAHTIQTNYSTWFRINIIHCDCNGGRCWQSKAIDPEQAEAFALMGAIIWAQKKGVRKLHLE from the exons ATGAAATATGTGTCTCGGCTGATAGATAGTGATAATAAAACCTGGAATGTTGATATGCTTCACAGTCTTTTTGACGAGGACACTGTTAACAACATAACAACTATTAGGATTCCTATGCATGGTAGTAACCAAATTAGATGGCAACCTAGCTCAAACGGGGAGTTCAGCGTTAAAAGTGCTTACAAAGCAATCTTGAATGATACAAATATTGAGAATGATTTCATTCCCAATACTTTAGTGAACTGGAAGGTGTTTTGGAAAACAAAACTTCCACAATCTATTCTACACTTTCTGTGGAAATGTATTAGTAATTGTCTATCCACTAATGATAGGTTGGATAGATATTTTCATAACTTTAGCACACAATGCCCTCACTGTAACAATTTTGATGAATCTATGCAACACTTATTCATTGACTGTGAATTTGCCAAAGCTGTTTGGTCAGCTGTTAATGTTGATTTTCTTCATGAAATTGCGAATGTAAATGTTCAGGAATGGATTCCAAATATGTTCAAG TTGACATACTCACAAGTTGCTCATACTATCCAGACAAATTATTCCACTTGGTTCAGAATAAACATTATTCACT GTGACTGTAATGGAGGTAGATGCTGGCAATCAAAAGCTATAGATCCGGAACAAGCTGAAGCTTTTGCACTCATGGGAGCGATAATTTGGGCACAAAAGAAAGGAGTCAGAAAGCTTCACTTAGAATGA
- the LOC113352640 gene encoding uncharacterized protein LOC113352640, translating to MDQSNAINLALLLKVILRNIYGIDYEETFAPVARMITVRTLLAVVAARGWDLHQMDVTNAFLHGDLEEKVYMQPPPGLPHSPNQVCKLRRALYGLKQAPRAWFEKFSSAVTQYGFTQSAYDSAMFLKRSDKGVVLLLLYVDGMVITGSDLEGVNALKSQLSMSFQMKDLGHLRYFLGIEVDRSSKGYFVSQVKYSTDIIHCAGFTDNKTVDTPLEVNVKYNPTDGKILSNPTLYRQLVGSLNYLTITRPDISHVVHVVSQFVSAPRSTHYAVVLRILRYLKGTLHQGLHFSSTSDLKLKAYSDSDWAGDVTDRLSTTGYCMFLGNALISWHSKKQSVVSRSSAEAEYRALAHTTSEISWLRWLLGDMGVHLSGPTPLFCDNKAAIHITHNDVFHERTKYIEIDCHFFRHHYKKQTIWLHYATSELQICSRKHIPLNDFSF from the coding sequence ATGGATCAATCGAACGCTATAAATCTCGCCTTGTTGCTAAAGGTTATACTCAGGAATATATATGGTATTGATTATGAGGAAACATTTGCACCAGTAGCTCGTATGATAACAGTTCGTACTcttcttgctgttgttgctgctcgtGGATGGGatcttcaccaaatggatgttacaAATGCCTTCCTTCATGGAGACCTTGAAGAAAAAGTATACATGCAGCCACCTCCAGGATTGCCTCATTCCCCAAATCAAGTCTGTAAGCTTCGTCGAGCGTTATATGGtctcaaacaagcacctcgtgcttggtttgagaaGTTCAGCAGCGCTGTTACGCAATATGGATTCACTCAAAGTGCATATGACTCTGCCATGTTCCTTAAAAGGTCAGATAAAGgggtcgttcttcttcttctctacgtTGATGGCATGGTTATTACTGGGAGTGATTTGGAAGGAGTCAATGCTCTGAAATCACAGTTAAGTATGTCTTTTCAAATGAAAGATCTTGGCCATCTAAGATATTTTCTCGGTATTGAAGTTGATCGATCATCTAAAGGATATTTTGTATCTCAAGTGAAGTATTCTACTGACATTATTCATTGTGCAGGATTTACTGATAATAAAACAGTCGATACTCCTCTTGAGGTAAATGTTAAGTATAATCCTACAGATGGGAAGATTTTATCTAATCCTACGTTGTACCGACAACTAGTGGGTAGTCTTAATTATTTGACTATCACACGTCCAGATATTAGCCATGTAGTACATGTTGTGAGTCAATTTGTGTCAGCTCCACGTTCGACACATTATGCAGTTGTTCTTCGAATCCTGCGTTATCTCAAAGGTACCTTACATCAAGGACTACATTTTTCTTCAACATCTGATTTAAAACTGAAGGCATATTCcgattctgattgggctggtgATGTAACTGATCGTCTATCAACTACTGGATATTGTATGTTCCTTGGTAATGCTCTAATTTCCTGGCATAGTAAGAAACAATCTGTTGTTTCTCGTTCAAGTGCTGAGGCAGAATATCGAGCTTTAGCTCATACTACATCGGAGATTTCCTGGCTACGTTGGCTTCTTGGTGACATGGGAGTTCATCTTTCAGGGCCTACTCCATTATTTTGTGATAACAAGGCTGCTATTCATATAACACACAATGATGtctttcatgaacgaacaaaATACATTGAAATTGATTGTCACTTTTTTAGACATCATTACAAGAAACAGACTATTTGGCTGCATTATGCTACTTCAGAATTACAGATTTGTTCACGAAAACATATCCCTCTAAACGACTTCAGTTTCTAA